The region CTGGCCCAGCGGGAGATGGGCCTCAAGCGGGCCGACCTGTTGGCCGAGCTGGTGGGCGGCATCCTGGGCGACAACTACCCCACCCCGGACCGGATGCTCTCCCTGTGCGAGGTGGTGGTGCGCAAGTATCTGGACCTGGAGATGTGCGCGGCCAAACCGCCCCGGGGCAAGTTCGACCTGTTCGCCACCGAGGGCGGCACCGCGGCCATGTGCTACATCTTCAACTCCCTGGCCGAGAACAAGCTGTTGCACAAGGGCGACAAGATCGCCCTGGGAACCCCCATATTCACGCCCTATCTGGAGATCCCCCACCTCAACGACTATGAGTTGATGGAAGTGGAGGTCATGGGCGACGAGCACAACGACTGGCAGGTGCCCGAGGGCGAGCTGGAAAAGCTGGCCGACCCCAAGGTCAAGGCCTTCTTCCTGGTCAACCCCTCCAACCCGCCCTCGGTGAGCATGGCCCCCAAGGACCTCGCCTACCTGGCCAAGCTGGTCAAGACCAAGCGCAAGGACCTCATCATCCTCACCGACGACGTGTACGGCACCTTTGTCAACGGCTTCCGCTCGCTCATGGCCACCTGCCCCAAGAACACCATCTGCGTCTACTCCTTCTCCAAGTACTTCGGCTGCACCGGCTGGCGCCTGGGGGTCATCGCCATCCACCAGAACAACGTCTTCGACCAGGCCATCGCCGGGCTGTCCAAGAAGGACAAGAAGGCCCTGAACCAGCGCTACGGCAGCGTGACCCTGGACGTGCCCTCCATGAAGCTCATCGACCGCATGGTGGCCGACAGCCGGGCCGTGGCCCTTAACCACACCGCCGGGCTCTCCACGCCCCAGCAGGTGCAGATGGCCCTGTTCGCCTTGCAGGGCCTGCTGGATTACAAGGCGGGCTACAAGTACAAGGCCCAGGCCCAGGCGGTGGTGAGCCAGCGCTTCGACGACCTGTACAAGGCCGTGGAGTTGGGCTATAGCTCCAGCCCCTACGACGCGCACTACTACACCACCATCGACGTGGGCGACATGGCCGAGGCCAAGTACGGCAAGGCCTTTGCCAAGTGGATGATGAAGAGCTACGAGCCGGTGGACTTCGTCCTGCGCCTGGCGGCCGAGCGCGAGGTGGTGCTCCTGCCCGGGGCGGGCTTCGACGCGCCGGACTGGACCATCCGGGTGTCCCTGGCCAACCTTCCGGACCAGGCCTACGTGAAGATCGGCAAGCAGGTCAAGAGCCTGGTGGCCGAGTATTACGGCGAGTACCAAAAGGCCAAGAAGTAGGGCCGCGCGAGAGGGAGTCGATACTCATGCACGAGGTAATCGCGTTTCTCAAGAACAACCAGGTGGTCCTGATGTTTTTGGTGATCGCCCTGGGCTACATGCTGGGGCACATCAAGATCGGCTGGTTCTCCCTGGGCACCATCGCCGGCTCGCTAATCGTGGGCCTTCTTATCGGATTGACCGCCGACTACAACATCGCGCCCATCATCAAGAGCGTGGGCTTCGGCGTGTTCATCTACGCGGTGGGCCTGCGCGTGGGGCCCCAGTTCTTCGCGGGCATGAAAAAGGACGGCCTCAAGCTGGTCACCATGTCCCTGGTGGCCTGTCTGTCGGGCTTCGCGGTGGTCTACATCATCTCGGAGTGGCGGGGCTTCGACTGGGGCATCGCGCCGGGCATCCTCTCCGGGGCCATGACCAACACCCCCACCCTGGGCGCGGCCGAACAGGCCATAACCTCGGGCGCGGCCAAGCCGCCCGCGGGCATCACCGCGGACATGGCCATGAGCTCGGTGGCCGTGGCCTACGCCATCACCTACCTCTTCGGCACGGTGGGACGCATCGTGCTGTTCAAGATGCTGCCCCGCTTCTTCGGCTACGACCTGGCGGCCGAGGCCAAGAAGCTTGAGGCCCAGATGAGCCAGGATGAGCCGGGCCACGACCCCAACAGCGACTACTTCTCCGAGTACCACATCTGGGACCTGCGCTCCTTCGAGGTGACCAACCCCGAGATCGAGGGCAAGCCCTTGAGCGAGCTGGCCCAGGAGCACCCGGAGAACCTGGCCATCGAGCGCATCAAGCGCGGCGACAAGATCATCGAACCCAGCCCTGATTTCAAACTGGCCCAGGGCGACCTCATCGCCCTGTCCGGCTCCATCAACGACGTGGCCCAGGCGGCCAGCGTCATCGGCCCGGAGAAACCGGACAAGGAGATCCTGGACCTTATGGCCGAGGACCTGGAGATCCTGGTGACCAACAAGGCGGTGGCGGGCAAGAGCCTTCAGGAGGTGGGCCAGAACCACGGCCGGGGCTGCTACGTCACCGGCTTCATGCGCGGCGGGGTGGAGCAGCAGGTGCACCACGGCCAGAAGCTGCAAAAGGGCGACATCCTCATCATCAGCGGCATCGGCTCGCGGGTGGACGAGCTGGCCAAGGTGCTGGGCTACCCGGTGCGCCGCTCCGGGGTCACCGACCTGTTCACCCTGGCGGTGGGCATGGTGGTGGGCAGCCTCATCGGGGCCATCACCGTGAAGGTCTTCGGCGTGCCCCTGAGCCTGGGCTCGGCCGGCGGCCTCTTGTTGGCGGGCATCGTCATCAGCTTCCTGCGCTCGCGCCACCCCACCTTCGGCAACATCCCCGGCGGGGCCCGGGCCATCCTGGAGGACATCGGGCTCACCATCTTCATCGTGGTGGTGGGCCTGAGCGCGGGCAGCAGCGTGATCAAGGTGCTCAAGACCTCGGGCGCCGACGTGTTCCTGGCCGGCCTGGCGGTCACCTTGATCACCGCCATCCTGCCCTGGCTGTGGGGCAAGTACATCCTCCGGCTCAACCCGGTGATCAACATCGGCGCCTGCACCGGCGCCGGAGTGATCACCGCCGCGCTCAAGGCGGTGAGCGAGGAGGCCAAGTCCTCCCTGCCCGCCCTGGGCTATCCCGTGCCCTACGCGGTGAGCACCATCCTGCTCACCGTGGCCGGCTACATCATTCTGCAACTTCTCTAGGGAAACGGAGCAGCCATGCTCAAGAAAATATGCCTTATCATTTGCGCCGCCGCGCTGATCCTGGCCGCGCTTCCGGCCCTGGCCAAGGACAAGCTGCCCTTGGTGGTGGTGGTGGCCACCGGCGGCACCATCGCCGAGAAAACCGGGGGCGGCGGCGGAGCCCAGCCCGCCCTGAGCGGCAACAGCCTGGTGGCCGCGGTGCCCGGCCTGGCCAAGGTGGCGCGCATCCGGGTGGTCAACCTGGTCAACATCGACTCCTCCCAGATGACCCCGGCCATCTGGGCCAAGCTGAGCCGCACCGTGGCCGCCGAGCTGGCCAAGCCCGAGGTGGCCGGCGTGGTGGTCACCCACGGCACCGACACCATGGCCGAGGGAGCCTGGTTTTTGGACCTCACCCTCACCAGCCCCAAGACGGTGGTCTTCACCGGGGCCATGCGCGACGCCAGCGATCTGAGCCCCGACGGGCCGGTGAACATCATGGACGCGGTGACCCTGGTGCTTTCGCCCGAGGCCAAGGGCTGGGGCGTGGTGGTGTGTTTGAACTACTACGTCAACGCGGCCCGCTGGGCGGTGAAGACCCAGACCACCAACGTGCAGACCTTCACCTCCGGCCAGAAGGGCTACCTGGGCTACGTGCTGGGCAAAGTGGTGGAGCGCTGGCACCCGCGCCCGCCCCGCCTGACCCTGCCCCTGCCCGCCAAGCTGGCCAAGGTGACCTTCGTGGCCGACTACGCGGGCAGCGACGGCTCGCTGATCCGCTATGCGGTGGACCATGGCGCCAAGGGCCTGGTGGTGGAGGGCGTGGGCTCGGGCAACGTGAACGCCGAGGTGTACGGAGCCATCAAGTACGCCCTGAGCAAGGGCGTGGAGGTGGTGATCACCACCCGGCCGGTGCACGGCGGGGCCTGGCCCATCTACGGCGACCAGGGCGGCGGCTACACCCTCAAGAAGGCGGGCTGCATCCTCTCCCGCGACCTGGATAGCTTCAAGAGCCGCCTGCTATTGATGCTGGCCCTGGGCAACGGGGCCAGCCACCAGCATCTGCTGGAGTTCTTCAAGTAAGCTCGGCATAACCAGGGGCGGCCTCCGCGCGGGGACGCCCCGGCCTCATCCCTTTTCCCTAGGCCCAGCCCCTAAGGCAGGGGCGCGAAGCTTTGCAGCACCGCGCGGAAGGCGGGCTCCAGCTCGGCCTGGCGCGCGGGCGGGCAGATCAGGCTGAGGATGTAGACGCGCTCCCCCACGCTCAGGAACACCACCGTGGCCTGACCGTCCTTGCCCTGGTACAGGGCCTGGTAGGCCGGGCGTCCGGCCACGCTTCCCTTCTTGCCGTTGGCCTTGTGTTGCAGGGCCCCGCCGGGCCGGCCCACCGCCCCCTTCTCGAACTCGGCCACGAAACTCTCCAGGCTCATGCCCGGCGCGGCCGTGGCCAGGTTAACCTGGATCATGGCTTCCTTGTCCGGAGTCCACAGGCTCACCTGGCGCTTGGCCGCGTCCTCCGTTGGCTTCCAGCCCTGGGGCGGGACCAGGCTGGCCCGGGCCGCCGCAAAGGCGCGGCTGCCCGCCGGGGCCCTGGGCTGGGCCGTGCTCTGTATCTCCACCGGGGTCAGGTCGAACTCCACGGTGGTGGTGGTCATGGGCTTTATCTCCACCGGCCGCCCCTGGCGCACCCCGCCCGCCTGCACCTGCAAGAAATGGCTACCCACCGGCAGCTCGTCCAGGGTGAGAGGGGTCTCGCCCCGTAGATGGCCGTCGAGCTGCACCTGGGCCTTGGGGCGGCTGAGCACCTTCAGGGTGCCGTGGGTTTGGGCCTTTTGCAGCTTCCGTGACATGGCCAGATACTTGCGCGCCTGGCCGTTTTCGGGAAACACCGCCAGATGCTGCTGGAAAAGCCTGGCGGCCTGGCGATAATGCCCCGCGTTGAACTCGTCCAAGGCCTGGGTGTAGGCCAGGCGGGCCTTGCGGCGGCGCTGAATCTCGGGCTGGTCGGCGTAGTCTGGCTGCGCGGCGGGCTTGGCCGCCGGGGGAGCCGCCTGGGCCGGGGGCGCGGGGGGCGCGGCCGGGGCCTGGGGCGCAGCTGGTGCGGCGGGGGCCGGGGCGGCGGCCGGAGGCGGGGCGGGCTGCTGGGCCTGGAAGCGCTCGGCGTCCACCCAGGGCTGCTCTCCGGCGGCCAGGGCCGGCAAAGCCCACAACGACACAAGGGCCAAAACAGCTAGCAGGCGGGGCATTATCGCTCCTCAGTGGGGCATTATCGGCTATTCATGCGCGATATCTTGGCATAAAAGGCCCCGAGCGGGCAAACCATGTGATTTTTTACCATGTTTAACTATTGGCCTTCACGATGTATCATGTTCTATTGTTACGGTATTGGTTGCCATTCGTGACCGCCGCCCGAGAGGAAACTGCCTTTGAGCTTGCCCGATTATCATACCCGGTTTCTTCTGGCCGCTTCGGTGGGTCAGGACGCCCTGGCGGTGTTCGACCCCGAGGGGTTGAGCTTTCTCAACCCGGCCGGCGAGCGCCTCATGGACCGCGAATTCGCCGACCTTTGCGGCCTGGCCCCCGCCCAAGTGGTCCAGCCCGCCCCGGCCCCCCTGGAGCAGGGCGACGAGTCGCCCTTCCTGGGCCGGATCATGCGCCCGGACGGCCCCGGCGTCCTGGTCAAGGGCCTGGCCTTCGGCCTGGAGGACCAGCGTCAGATGTGGGTCTTTAGGGAGTACATCTCCCTGGCCGAGCTGGGCTCCCTGGCCGCCGGCCTGATGCACAACCTGGCCGGCCCCTTGAGCGTCATCCGCTCCTCGGCGGAGATGATGAACACCCTCCTGGGCCGGCTGGCCGAGGAAGAGCCCGAGATGGCCGAGCGCATGAACAACTGGCCCCCCACCCTCAGGCGGGGCGGCGACAAGATCATCGCCCAGGTGGACCAGATCGCGGCAACCACCCGCGACCTCTTGGCCAAGATCAGCGGCGACAGCCGCCGTCAGCACCAGTCCCTGGACCTGAACGAGATCCTGCGCACCGAGCTGGCCTTTCTGCGCAACGACCTCAACATCAAGCACGGGGTGGAGTTCCAGGTGAACCTGGACCCGGCCCTGCCCATGATCAAGGGGCTCTACTCCGACTTTTCCCAGGCCCTGCGCAACGTGCTCTTGAACGCGGTGGAGGCCACCCTGGGCCAGAAGGAGCGCCGCCTGGGGGTGCTCACCTGCCGCAACCAGGGCTGGGTGGAGGTCTGCGTGTCGGACAACGGCCAGGGCATTCCCCCCGAGGTGCGGCCCCGCATCTTCGAGCCCTTCTTCTCCCACGGCAAGCACTCGGAGGACCAGGTGGGCCTGGGCCTGCATTCGGTGCGCCAGTTGCTCAGCTACTACGGAGCCCGCTACCAGATAGACTCCAACCCCCAAGGCACCGAGTTCACGGTGCGCCTGCCCCGCGAGGCGGAGGCCGAGGGTGTCTGAGCGGCCCCGCCACCGCGCCTGGGCCTTTTTCGCCTTGGTCACCATCCTGGCGGCTCTGCCTCTGGCCCTGGGCTATTATTGGCTCAGCAACGAGCTGCGCGGCGAGGCCCTGCGGCAGCATCTGCGCCAGGTGAACAACCGGCTCAACCTGTGGCAGGAGCAGTTTTACGACGCCAAGTGGGACTCCCAGGCCGATGCCGGCGACGACACCCTCCACCTGGGCTCCTACGACGAGGCCCGGCTCATGGCCGACACCCTGGTGTGGTACGTGTATCCCGACGGCCACGCCTTTATCGAGGGCGTCGCGGTGGTGGGCCTGGACGGCCGCCCCCGCCCCAGCAAGGCCGCCGCGGTGATCGACGACGCCGGCGAGCCCCTGCCCAAGGCGCGCTTGGACGAGCTCAAACAGACCCGCCCCTGGCTGGACGATCCCTGGCTGCTCTCCTATTCCTTTGTTATCGACGCCTTCCAAAAGGACCCGGAGCGCGACTTCTACATTTCCCGCCTCATCCCGGACCGGGGACGCCTGGTATATGTGATGGCCGCGCCTTGGAAGGACAAGGACGGCAAGCTGTTGGGAGCGGTGGTCCAGCAGCAGGACATCAAACAGTTCGCCCGGGACATCATCCTGCCCGGGGCCAAAGGCACCAGCCTGTGGATCGTGGACGCGGGGGGCACGGTGGGAGTGGCCACCGACGCCCTGGCCCAAAGCTCGGCTGAGACCTTCGCGGCCTCCGGGGCCCTGGCCGCGGCGCTTAACCAAGGCAAGATAGCCGTGGACGCCGGCAAGATGGGGGCCCAAGGCAGCCAGATGCAGGCGCTGCCTCAGGGCGAGGCCCAGCTGAATTGGCGCACCATGGAGGGCAGCTTCGTCCTGGCGGTGGTGGAGAGCCAGGCCGTCCTGGGCGCGGTGGGCCAGGACACCCTGAACAAATTCGGGGCCATCGCCCTGCTCAGCATGGTCATCCTGGCCGCGGCCGGCGCGGTCTACACATTCTCCGCCCTCCGGCGCGAAGGCCGCATGGTGGAAAAAGCCACCCTGCTGCGCTACGCCGGCACGGTGAGCCACCGGGTGCGCAACGCCCTGGTGGTGCTCAGCGGGGCGGTGGAGATGCTCCAGGTCAAGGTGTCCTGGGGCAAGGACCAGCAAGCCCGTGTGGACAACTACGACCGCGCGGTGCAGGATA is a window of Desulfarculaceae bacterium DNA encoding:
- a CDS encoding bifunctional aspartate transaminase/aspartate 4-decarboxylase, giving the protein MPKKKTSTRAQERKLERLSPFQLKNRLIELATTSHERMMLNAGRGNPNWTATEPRQAFFSLGQFAASESERALDLPAMGGHPVVRGMISRFDKWCAAHKDQEGVAFLRSALSLAQREMGLKRADLLAELVGGILGDNYPTPDRMLSLCEVVVRKYLDLEMCAAKPPRGKFDLFATEGGTAAMCYIFNSLAENKLLHKGDKIALGTPIFTPYLEIPHLNDYELMEVEVMGDEHNDWQVPEGELEKLADPKVKAFFLVNPSNPPSVSMAPKDLAYLAKLVKTKRKDLIILTDDVYGTFVNGFRSLMATCPKNTICVYSFSKYFGCTGWRLGVIAIHQNNVFDQAIAGLSKKDKKALNQRYGSVTLDVPSMKLIDRMVADSRAVALNHTAGLSTPQQVQMALFALQGLLDYKAGYKYKAQAQAVVSQRFDDLYKAVELGYSSSPYDAHYYTTIDVGDMAEAKYGKAFAKWMMKSYEPVDFVLRLAAEREVVLLPGAGFDAPDWTIRVSLANLPDQAYVKIGKQVKSLVAEYYGEYQKAKK
- a CDS encoding asparaginase, which encodes MLKKICLIICAAALILAALPALAKDKLPLVVVVATGGTIAEKTGGGGGAQPALSGNSLVAAVPGLAKVARIRVVNLVNIDSSQMTPAIWAKLSRTVAAELAKPEVAGVVVTHGTDTMAEGAWFLDLTLTSPKTVVFTGAMRDASDLSPDGPVNIMDAVTLVLSPEAKGWGVVVCLNYYVNAARWAVKTQTTNVQTFTSGQKGYLGYVLGKVVERWHPRPPRLTLPLPAKLAKVTFVADYAGSDGSLIRYAVDHGAKGLVVEGVGSGNVNAEVYGAIKYALSKGVEVVITTRPVHGGAWPIYGDQGGGYTLKKAGCILSRDLDSFKSRLLLMLALGNGASHQHLLEFFK
- a CDS encoding PEGA domain-containing protein; protein product: MPRLLAVLALVSLWALPALAAGEQPWVDAERFQAQQPAPPPAAAPAPAAPAAPQAPAAPPAPPAQAAPPAAKPAAQPDYADQPEIQRRRKARLAYTQALDEFNAGHYRQAARLFQQHLAVFPENGQARKYLAMSRKLQKAQTHGTLKVLSRPKAQVQLDGHLRGETPLTLDELPVGSHFLQVQAGGVRQGRPVEIKPMTTTTVEFDLTPVEIQSTAQPRAPAGSRAFAAARASLVPPQGWKPTEDAAKRQVSLWTPDKEAMIQVNLATAAPGMSLESFVAEFEKGAVGRPGGALQHKANGKKGSVAGRPAYQALYQGKDGQATVVFLSVGERVYILSLICPPARQAELEPAFRAVLQSFAPLP
- a CDS encoding HAMP domain-containing histidine kinase, producing MPDYHTRFLLAASVGQDALAVFDPEGLSFLNPAGERLMDREFADLCGLAPAQVVQPAPAPLEQGDESPFLGRIMRPDGPGVLVKGLAFGLEDQRQMWVFREYISLAELGSLAAGLMHNLAGPLSVIRSSAEMMNTLLGRLAEEEPEMAERMNNWPPTLRRGGDKIIAQVDQIAATTRDLLAKISGDSRRQHQSLDLNEILRTELAFLRNDLNIKHGVEFQVNLDPALPMIKGLYSDFSQALRNVLLNAVEATLGQKERRLGVLTCRNQGWVEVCVSDNGQGIPPEVRPRIFEPFFSHGKHSEDQVGLGLHSVRQLLSYYGARYQIDSNPQGTEFTVRLPREAEAEGV
- a CDS encoding PDC sensor domain-containing protein; this encodes MSERPRHRAWAFFALVTILAALPLALGYYWLSNELRGEALRQHLRQVNNRLNLWQEQFYDAKWDSQADAGDDTLHLGSYDEARLMADTLVWYVYPDGHAFIEGVAVVGLDGRPRPSKAAAVIDDAGEPLPKARLDELKQTRPWLDDPWLLSYSFVIDAFQKDPERDFYISRLIPDRGRLVYVMAAPWKDKDGKLLGAVVQQQDIKQFARDIILPGAKGTSLWIVDAGGTVGVATDALAQSSAETFAASGALAAALNQGKIAVDAGKMGAQGSQMQALPQGEAQLNWRTMEGSFVLAVVESQAVLGAVGQDTLNKFGAIALLSMVILAAAGAVYTFSALRREGRMVEKATLLRYAGTVSHRVRNALVVLSGAVEMLQVKVSWGKDQQARVDNYDRAVQDIEVTVRELERLSQGDTELLHEGQLGNRSMYRIDPQKDEGGTS